The Ochotona princeps isolate mOchPri1 chromosome 26, mOchPri1.hap1, whole genome shotgun sequence genome contains a region encoding:
- the ZDHHC22 gene encoding palmitoyltransferase ZDHHC22, with the protein MLALRLLNVVAPAYFLCISLVTLALQLFLFLPSMREDPATTPLFSPALLHGALFLFLSTNALGNYVLVIQNSPDDLGACQGTPVRRTPCPPPSTHFCRVCARVTLRHDHHCFFTGNCIGSRNMRNFVLFCLYTSLACLYSMVAGVAYISAVLSVSFAHPLAFLTLLPTSISQFFAGAVLGSEMFVILMLYLWFAIGLACAGFCCHQLLLILRGQTRHQLRKGVAVRARPWRKNLQEVFGKRWLLGLLVPMFNVGSESTKQRDK; encoded by the exons ATGCTGGCCCTTCGGCTGCTCAACGTGGTGGCCCCCGCCTACTTCCTGTGCATCTCCCTGGTGACCTTGGCCCTGcagctcttcctcttcctgcccAGCATGCGCGAAGACCCCGCGACCACCCCGCTCTTCTCGCCGGCCCTACTCCATGGAGcgcttttcctcttcctctccaccaACGCGCTGGGCAATTACGTCCTGGTCATCCAGAACTCCCCGGATGATCTGGGAGCCTGCCAGGGCACGCCGGTCAGGAGGACCCCGTGCCCCCCGCCCAGCACCCACTTCTGTCGGGTCTGCGCCCGAGTCACTCTGAGGCACGACCACCATTGCTTCTTCACGGGCAACTGCATCGGCAGCCGCAACATGCGCAACTTCGTCCTCTTCTGCCTCTACACCTCCCTCGCCTGCCTCTACTCCATGGTGGCGGGCGTGGCCTACATCTCCGCTGTCCTGTCCGTCTCCTTCGCCCACCCCCTGGCCTTCCTCACACTCCTGCCCACGTCCATCAGCCAGTTTTTCGCGG GAGCTGTCCTCGGTTCGGAAATGTTTGTCATCCTCATGCTCTACCTCTGGTTCGCCATCGGCCTGGCCTGTGCTGGCTTCTGCTGCCACCAGCTGCTGCTGATCCTCCGCGGGCAGACCCGCCACCAGCTGCGGAAGGGGGTGGCAGTGAGGGCGCGGCCCTGGCGCAAGAACTTACAGGAGGTCTTTGGGAAACGGTGGCTGCTAGGCCTCCTGGTTCCCATGTTCAATGTTGGCAGTGAGAGCACTAAGCAACGGGACAAATAG
- the CIPC gene encoding CLOCK-interacting pacemaker, with protein MERKNPARDGPRRLSAKLGKGPEVKKAAHPLGMAATESDKDSGFSDGSSECLSSAEQMESEDVLSALGWSREDRRKPSSRPASHAFPTLSPMVVMKNVLVKQGSSSSQLQSWTVQPPFEVISAQPQLLFLHPPVPSPISPCHTGEKKADSRNYLPILNSYTKIAPHPGKRGRSHSPEEKGARAAQKKVRTESLAPSLSSREPAKAGTAPASPLAPAPPSARLAEDSAPQGVPSLVAGGSPQTLQPISSTHVAKAPSLTFASPASPVCASDSTLHGLESSSPLSPLSAHYSSPLWAAEQLCRSPEVFPEQRQSRHRRFHNTLVVLHRSGLLEITLKTKELIRQNQATQVELDQLKEQAQLLVEAAKSRAPEAWAKLQASLMSGPTHAGSDPNVFSDHPDI; from the exons ATGGAGAGGAAGAATCCAGCCCGGGATGGCCCCAGAAGACTCTCGGCCAAACTGGGCAAAGGCCCCGAGGTAAAGAAAGCTGCCCATCCCCTCGGCATGGCGGCCACCGAGTCAGACAAGGACTCCGGATTTTCAG ATGGCAGCTCTGAGTGCCTGAGTTCCGCGGAGCAGATGGAGTCCGAGGACGTGCTGAGTGCCCTGGGCTGGAGCAGAGAAGACAGGCGGaagcccagctccaggcctgcGAGCCATGCCTTCCCCACTCTGTCCCCTATGGTCGTCATGAAGAACGTGCTGGTCAAACAG ggcagcagctcgtcccagctccagtcctggaCGGTGCAGCCCCCCTTCGAGGTCATCTCCGCACAGCCTCAGCTCCTGTTCCTTCATCCTCCTGTCCCGTCTCCCATCAGCCCatgccacacaggggagaagaAGGCTGACTCCAGGAACTACTTGCCCATCCTGAATTCTTACACCAAAATAGCCCCCCACCCAGGCAAAAGGGGCCGCTCCCACAGCCCGGAAGAGAAAGGGGCACGGGCAGCGCAAAAGAAAGTCCGCACCGAGAGCCTGGCCCCCAGCCTGTCTTCCAGGGAGCCAGCCAAGGCTGGCACGGCACCTGCCAGCCCCTTGGCTCCTGCTCCACCCAGCGCCAGGCTGGCCGAGGACTCTGCTCCGCAGGGGGTGCCCTCCCTGGTGGCAGGTGGAAGTCCACAGACTCTGCAGCCCATTTCCAGCACCCACGTGGCTAAGGCTCCCAGCCTGACCTTTGCCTCCCCCGCCAGCCCAGTGTGCGCCTCTGACAGCACCCTTCACGGGCTGGAAAGCAGCTCCCCGCTGTCCCCGCTGTCCGCCCACTACAGCTCACCActgtgggcagcagagcagctgtgccGCAGCCCCGAGGTCTTCCCAGAGCAGCGGCAGAGCAGACACCGGCGCTTCCACAACACGCTGGTGGTCCTGCACAGGTCTGGCCTGCTAGAGATCACCCTGAAGACCAAGGAGCTAATCCGGCAGAACCAGGCCACACAAGTGGAACTAGACCAGCTGAAGGAGCAAGCCCAGCTGCTGGTCGAAGCCGCCAAGAGCAGGGCTCCCGAGGCGTGGGCCAAGCTGCAGGCTTCCCTGATGTCCGGGCCTACCCATGCTGGCAGCGACCCAAATGTGTTCTCTGACcacccagacatatag